A part of Helicobacter canis genomic DNA contains:
- a CDS encoding glycosyltransferase family 4 protein, whose protein sequence is MWILLYLLVFFLSFLVLQGVILISKKYQLFVDSSSSSKPQRFHYRPTSRAGGLGVLVGVLVGFASFGLLSSAWVYFIVACLVIFASGFVEDMGVSLSPKLRLLIQCFGASVACVAMENAWLRDLGLGFEFVYVLGVAFGVFAVVGVCNAMNIIDGFNGLSGGVAACVCVSIIIIAKQVDMLPIAIGCAILLSAILGFLVLNFPKGKVFLGDGGAYLIGFFLAVMLVLLTQEPSSIVSPWYGFCVMIYPVWEVLFSILRKKLAGKSPMQPDSKHFHMLLFKKLGNNPLTSFILICANAPFIILATFFYANTSALMLTCLVFIIAYILAYRLLVQNNPHK, encoded by the coding sequence ATGTGGATTTTGCTGTATTTGCTTGTGTTTTTTCTCTCTTTTTTAGTGTTACAAGGGGTGATACTCATTAGCAAGAAATATCAGCTTTTTGTGGATTCTAGTAGCTCTTCTAAACCACAGAGATTCCACTATCGCCCTACTTCTCGTGCTGGTGGTCTTGGCGTGCTAGTAGGCGTGCTAGTAGGGTTTGCTTCATTTGGGCTACTTTCTAGTGCGTGGGTGTATTTTATCGTGGCGTGTTTGGTGATATTTGCTAGCGGATTTGTGGAGGATATGGGGGTATCTCTTAGCCCCAAGCTTCGCTTGCTTATCCAATGCTTTGGCGCAAGCGTGGCGTGTGTAGCTATGGAAAATGCGTGGCTTAGGGACTTGGGACTTGGGTTTGAGTTTGTTTATGTGCTAGGCGTGGCGTTTGGGGTGTTTGCAGTTGTTGGCGTGTGTAATGCGATGAATATCATCGATGGCTTTAATGGCTTAAGTGGCGGCGTGGCGGCGTGTGTGTGTGTGTCGATTATCATCATAGCAAAGCAGGTAGATATGCTTCCCATTGCCATTGGGTGCGCGATTTTGCTAAGTGCGATTCTGGGATTTTTGGTGCTAAATTTTCCCAAGGGCAAGGTATTTTTAGGCGATGGTGGCGCATACCTCATAGGATTTTTTTTAGCCGTGATGCTTGTGCTACTCACACAAGAGCCATCTTCTATCGTTAGCCCTTGGTATGGGTTTTGTGTGATGATTTATCCAGTTTGGGAAGTCTTATTTTCAATACTAAGAAAAAAACTCGCTGGGAAATCCCCTATGCAGCCAGACTCCAAACACTTCCATATGCTCCTTTTCAAAAAGCTAGGCAACAATCCTTTAACCTCTTTTATACTCATCTGTGCCAATGCACCCTTTATTATCCTAGCGACATTTTTTTATGCCAACACTTCCGCGCTTATGCTTACTTGCCTAGTATTTATCATCGCTTATATTCTTGCTTATCGCTTGCTTGTGCAAAATAATCCACACAAATAA